In one Sphingomonas sp. AP4-R1 genomic region, the following are encoded:
- a CDS encoding TetR/AcrR family transcriptional regulator, producing the protein MATTDTKQLILDTAQPMVQAHGYNALSFRDVAAAVGIKSASIHYHFPTKGDLGAALARRYTEAGRAGLARMRESSADVPGLVAGFIGVFRAALANGNRMCLIGIMSAEHDDLPDAVKAEVATFSDVCVAWLRDVLAIDGAADGKTASDRAFAIFGAIQGAQLVARGRRDIALFDRMIETYRATGLIP; encoded by the coding sequence ATGGCGACCACCGACACCAAGCAGCTCATCCTCGATACCGCCCAGCCGATGGTGCAGGCGCATGGCTATAACGCGCTCAGCTTCCGCGATGTGGCCGCAGCCGTGGGCATCAAGAGCGCCAGCATCCACTATCACTTCCCCACCAAGGGCGATCTCGGGGCGGCGCTCGCCCGGCGCTATACCGAGGCGGGCAGGGCCGGACTGGCGCGGATGCGCGAATCGTCCGCCGATGTGCCGGGGCTGGTGGCCGGGTTCATCGGCGTGTTCCGCGCCGCGCTCGCCAACGGAAATCGGATGTGCCTGATCGGCATCATGTCCGCCGAGCATGACGATCTGCCCGACGCGGTGAAGGCCGAGGTGGCGACGTTCAGCGACGTGTGCGTCGCCTGGCTGCGCGACGTGCTGGCGATTGACGGGGCGGCCGACGGGAAGACCGCCTCCGATCGGGCCTTCGCCATTTTCGGGGCGATCCAGGGCGCGCAGCTCGTGGCGCGCGGGCGCAGGGACATCGCCTTGTTCGATCGCATGATCGAGACCTATCGCGCCACCGGCCTGATCCCCTGA